The Paramisgurnus dabryanus chromosome 1, PD_genome_1.1, whole genome shotgun sequence genome includes a window with the following:
- the b2m gene encoding beta-2-microglobulin, which translates to MKAFISIALFCVICVTVQGKVSSPKVQVYTHFPGEYGKENTLICHVSGFHPPDINIDLLKDGEVIPNAQQTDLAFEKGWQFHITRSVSFTPKKGEQYTCKVRHMDKTNSYQWEPNM; encoded by the exons ATGAAGGCGTTCATCTCTATTGCGCTGTTCTGCGTTATATGCGTCACAGTACAAGGAAAAGTTT CCAGTCCCAAGGTCCAGGTGTACACCCATTTTCCAGGAGAGTATGGCAAAGAAAACACCCTGATCTGCCATGTGAGTGGGTTCCACCCTCCAGATATCAACATTGACCTGCTGAAAGATGGAGAGGTTATTCCTAATGCCCAGCAGACCGACCTGGCCTTCGAAAAGGGTTGGCAGTTTCACATTACCAGGAGCGTGTCCTTCACACCAAAGAAGGGGGAGCAATACACCTGCAAAGTTCGACACATGGACAAAACTAATTCCTACCAATGGG AGCCAAACATGTAA